The Quercus robur chromosome 7, dhQueRobu3.1, whole genome shotgun sequence genome has a segment encoding these proteins:
- the LOC126692683 gene encoding uncharacterized protein LOC126692683, which translates to MEGSKKTASSTSLTSELFGSKDSSSSSGIFGSIFAPSTKVLGREYLHSEMNGRKQDLPNEPWHAKPSPGQYESPKGGDNESQSMPNKDMSPIYQEQRVQNNCSLSSSILYGGQDICAHLQTTPSSVYKKDGGEDDSGSASRGNWWQGSLYY; encoded by the exons ATGGAAGGGAGTAAGAAAACGGCGTCGTCTACATCCTTGACTTCTGAGCTTTTTGGGTCCAAAGATTCGTCTTCTTCATCTGGGATTTTTGGGTCTATCTTTGCGCCTTCAACAAAg GTGTTAGGCAGAGAGTATCTGCACTCTGAGATGAATGGGAGAAAGCAAGATCTGCCAAATGAGCCATGGCATGCAAAACCTTCCCCTGGTCAAT ATGAAAGCCCAAAAGGCGGTGACAACGAAAGTCAGAGCATGCCAAACAAAGACATGAGCCCCATTTATCAGGAGCAAAGAGTACAGAACAACTGTTCTCTAAGTTCATCAATCTTATATGGTGGTCAAGACATCTGTGCTCATCTTCAGACTACCCCGAGTTCAGTG TATAAGAAAGATGGGGGAGAAGATGATTCAGGGAGTGCTTCAAGGGGAAACTGGTGGCAAG GGTCTCTCTATTATTAA
- the LOC126692684 gene encoding putative lipid-transfer protein DIR1: MAAPMKFICLLGLLVLVSMAGLEKVDGASACGKSTPDNEAMKLAPCATAAQDVNAAVPDSCCQQVKIIGQTPACLCAVMLSNTAKSSGIKPEIAITIPKRCNIANRPVGYKCGSYTVP; encoded by the exons ATGGCAGCTCCAATGAAGTTCATTTGCCTTCTGGGCTTGCTTGTGCTTGTCAGCATGGCTGGTCTGGAAAAGGTTGATGGGGCAAGCGCATGTGGAAAATCTACTCCAGACAATGAGGCTATGAAACTTGCTCCTTGTGCAACTGCGGCACAAGATGTGAACGCAGCTGTTCCTGACAGTTGCTGCCAACAGGTGAAGATCATAGGCCAAACCCCGGCTTGTCTATGTGCGGTCATGCTTTCTAACACTGCCAAAAGCTCAGGAATCAAGCCTGAGATTGCTATCACCATCCCCAAGCGCTGCAACATTGCTAATCGACCAGTGGGATACAAATGTGGAT CATACACAGTGCCTTAA